In Puntigrus tetrazona isolate hp1 chromosome 15, ASM1883169v1, whole genome shotgun sequence, the DNA window AAAAatggtttgtttgttaattCTTACAAAtacttcatgttgttttttaatttttaactgaACCTAAGTACTGTTTATTTTAGTGCACAGTCAAGAGCTGAATGAAATCAAGAGCCATGATCGCGAAAAAGAATTCATCCCAAAACAGAAGAACTACAAAGGCCGACAAGTCTTTTGCTTGCCTTGAGTGTGGAAAGAGCTACGCGCTACAAGGAAGCTTTAAAAAGCACCAGCTAATTCATAACGGTGAGAAGCACGAAtgccctcagtgtggaaagagctttGCACTAAAAAGCCACCTTAACAGACACGTTAAAATACACACCGGGGAGAAACCTCACGCGTGTCGTCACTGCGGAAAGAGTTTTTCTCAAAAGATTCATCTCAGCCGCCATCTGCGACGTCACGAAGAAACGCTCAGCTGTGATCAGTGCGGAAAGAAGTTTAGATCCTCATCATACCTCGACAAACACCTGCTGGTCCACGCGGTTGAGAGGCCGTACTTGTGCTCGGTGTGCGGAAAGAGTTTTTCACGGCTGGCCAACTGCAAGAAGCACCAGAAGATCCATTCTTCTGAGAGGAATCATACCTGCGTCGAATGCGGAAAGACCTTCATTACGCCCGAATACCTGCGAAAGCATCAGAAAACTCACACTACGAAAAGACCGTTCGCCTGCCCGCAGTGCGGTTACGGCTTCAGAGAGAAAATCCACCTCAGCAAACACATGAGggtccacaccggagagaagccgcaCACGTGCCGTCACTGTGGGAAGAGCTTCATACAACCGTCGGGTCTCCGTTATCACATGCATCTTCACTCCGGAGCGAAACCGTACAGCTGCGATCAGTGCGGTAGAAGCTTCACATCGCCGCCGCTTCTGAAAAAGGCACCTGTCGGTGCACACGGACGCGAGGCTCCATAAGTGCTCTTTCTGCGAAAAGAGTTTTTCGAGAGCGAACGTTTTGAAAGAGCACCGAAAACTCCACAACGTCGCGGCGAGATCACATGTGTTTTGAGTGTGGGAAGAGCTTTACTGCTGCTAGTCATTTGATGCAACACCGAAGAACCCACACCGGAGAAAAACCGCTCGGCTGCCCGCAGTGTGGGAGGACTTTCGCTCAGAAAAGCCATTTAAACAAGCACGTAAAAACGCACCATTGctcaaatacagtaaataatctGAAATTCTG includes these proteins:
- the LOC122358705 gene encoding gastrula zinc finger protein XlCGF7.1-like; its protein translation is MKSRAMIAKKNSSQNRRTTKADKSFACLECGKSYALQGSFKKHQLIHNGEKHECPQCGKSFALKSHLNRHVKIHTGEKPHACRHCGKSFSQKIHLSRHLRRHEETLSCDQCGKKFRSSSYLDKHLLVHAVERPYLCSVCGKSFSRLANCKKHQKIHSSERNHTCVECGKTFITPEYLRKHQKTHTTKRPFACPQCGYGFREKIHLSKHMRVHTGEKPHTCRHCGKSFIQPSGLRYHMHLHSGAKPYSCDQCGRSFTSPPLLKKAPVGAHGREAP